From a region of the Bombus terrestris chromosome 8, iyBomTerr1.2, whole genome shotgun sequence genome:
- the LOC100652122 gene encoding mastermind-like domain-containing protein 1 isoform X2, which yields MKLLGGACFSHGPYTFYKAVRIGNGRVLRLGSFFLTKLWSDADLVSIGELQLLWMDSRGPNQPLASLRLYFLPENTPDGRRDTHGEDEVLTISEKVVVRVHDLVTWLSPTLEWSWGREVSYPPTPTSSPANSPLRYEIPQPQVLTDPGIDFSDVDKQQKEYESSHNTRKSDCISQTKVVVLSYPRYCRYRALLRRLEGAEPSWLCSSIAAALGGFTATPGTRVLFCRDTFDYPDLETHELLCNHLAPKLKGRPRRKRKKRSASPGESSNESEASVASTSKSAPASSNVVVPSVGRPPSSVVRRSERKTTAEEKKFLTDVQNFMNSRGTPVGKMPLLGYRQIDLFLFYTKVQLLGGYDSVSAGRLWKNIYDDIGGNTGSTSAATITRRHYERLLLPYERYQRGEEAKVRLTPGRRSKSSSVSEESEDNKQETNDSYPSETPPPVETNVTATTPPLQSIVSSAAPFLSSEKPKTETGKTSSLRSVRVKQERLKSLNTMIANSTPSPSQQTIQLPSPPPSSNTSISTPSSTPSTTPTNGTGSQSVLERQLNSPLISQQVPPSCSPPGLPVTTVVTNASTVVTLTPPPEKDMKEIKLDPKQTTLLAQGKENIPLFGEKSIFAEKTIVPPRSPEVIDLETESDTSRDKIIIPSFKKRKLEILREGGLEVTAVDLDTRPSVIQSNPPAPATMKSEEKPPISYPLPVTPNSIPKLISVTVTPDIGHMLSSPQEHQHHHHHQARLQTPTKQHPAHHNNNNNIMMNNNNMVNSRVINLGTSNNAALLQLYANANVPPPASSGLHQANHRFVPPIVPNGRIFPPKVTQSKSIFAHNEKMVYGDPKEIPIPPKYRSTLHRLQPHQIHNNNDPVYGGVLDLTQKSNKPVFPRPSLEIVKVPVVPRPNPLNLEMRNSSIKEKPTDCSKRSTFPGYQNVLDSRTMASNNLEITIVNPKQKNNHLSTPTHVRVSSPSRNSAIPVQRRQHLNGKYTTRSEPVSPYTPRKPSHPVIPNVPNLNHLNSGNYPRMATIQQQNTIDRRKNVEMSGGKEQHQHQHHHSLQHQHHHQHQHMHQQHQQHQQQQRRISEGDKSLIAQQQQQQQQHQPQEPRQTEAGRRHSVPSIPSGYVPTVPQNNPAFFPQLPNTPGKFLPILDPMYYSAFYNGLFPPPIPPTAATSFLPPEFSAYYKELLASSQPRLGMAGQHQPAAPTSK from the exons GACGAAGTGCTGACGATATCGGAAAAGGTGGTCGTGCGGGTTCACGATCTCGTCACCTGGTTATCGCCTACGTTAGAATGGTCGTGGGGTCGCGAGGTGTCTTATCCACCGACCCCGACGTCATCTCCGGCGAACAGTCCGCTAAGGTATGAGATACCACAACCTCAGGTGCTCACCGATCCTGGCATCGATTTCTCAGACGTCGATAAGCAACAGAAGGAATACGAAAGTAGTCACAACACAAGGAAATCGGATTGTATTTCTCAAACGAAAGTGGTCGTGCTTTCGTACCCCAGGTATTGTCGATATCGAGCACTGTTGCGTAGGCTCGAAGGTGCCGAACCGTCCTGGCTTTGCTCGTCCATAGCAGCTGCACTAGGTGGATTCACCGCCACACCAGGTACGAGGGTACTCTTCTGCAGAGATACCTTCGACTACCCGGACCTTGAAACTCATGAGCTCCTCTGCAATCACCTAG caCCGAAATTAAAAGGAAGACCGAGAAGGAAGCGTAAAAAGCGTAGCGCATCGCCAGGCGAATCGAGCAACGAGAGCGAGGCTTCTGTGGCGTCTACCTCGAAGAGTGCCCCAGCGAGTTCGAACGTGGTGGTACCGAGCGTTGGAAGGCCACCTTCGTCGGTGGTACGACGAAGCGAGCGAAAGACCACCGCTGAGGAAAAGAAATTCCTAACGGATGTGCAGAATTTCATGAACTCGCGGGGTACGCCTGTCGGAAAGATGCCACTGCTGGGCTACAGGCAGA TTGATCTCTTCCTGTTTTATACGAAAGTGCAATTGCTCGGTGGCTACGATTCTGTCAGTGCTGGTCGGCTCTGGAAAAACATTTACGATGACATAGGTGGTAATACAGGATCCACCAGCGCAGCGACTATCACTCGACGACATTACGAAAG GTTGCTGTTACCCTACGAGAGGTATCAAAGAGGAGAGGAGGCGAAAGTTAGACTGACACCCGGAAGGCGAAGTAAGAGTAGCAGCGTGTCCGAAGAGTCCGAAGATAATAAGCAAGAGACGAACGATTCATATCCATCGGAAACGCCTCCCCCTGTAGAAACGAATGTTACTGCTACAACTCCTCCCCTTCAATCAATTGTATCGTCGGCAGCA CCGTTCCTTTCGAGCGAAAAACCGAAGACGGAGACTGGCAAGACTTCATCTCTGCGTAGCGTACGAGTGAAACAAGAACGCTtgaaatcgttaaatactatgaTTGCCAATAGTACGCCATCGCCCAGCCAGCAAACAATCCAACTACCAAGTCCACCACCTTCTTCTAATACGTCAATTTCAACGCCGAGTAGTACACCCTCTACAACACCCACGAATGGTACTGGAAGTCAAAGTGTATTAGAGAGGCAGCTCAACAGTCCTCTGATATCGCAACAAGTTCCACCGTCGTGTTCACCGCCGGGTCTTCCGGTAACTACAGTGGTAACGAATGCTTCTACGGTGGTAACGTTAACACCACCGCCGGAGAAGGATATGAAAGAAATCAAACTAGATCCTAAACAAACCACCCTGTTGGCTCAGGGTAAGGAGAACATACCGTTGTTCGGCGAGAAGTCAATTTTCGCGGAAAAGACGATAGTGCCTCCTAGATCACCAGAAGTGATTGACCTTGAAACGGAGAGTGACACGAGTAGGGATAAGATAATCATTCCCAGTTTTAAGAAACGTAAATTGGAAATACTTCGCGAAGGTGGTCTTGAAGTTACTGCCGTTGACTTGGATACGCGACCCAGCGTGATTCAAAGCAATCCTCCTGCGCCAGCAACAATGAAATCCGAAGAAAAACCGCCAATATCGTATCCTCTTCCAGTCACACCTAATTCCATTCCTAAGTTGATTTCCGTCACCGTGACGCCGGACATAGGGCATATGTTATCGTCTCCTCAAGAGCATcaacatcatcatcatcatcaagcACGGTTACAAACGCCGACCAAGCAACATCCCGCTCAtcacaataacaataataatattatgatgaataataataatatggtgAACAGTCGTGTAATAAATCTTGGTACTTCTAATAACGCCGCGTTGCTACAATTGTACGCGAATGCTAATGTCCCGCCACCAGCGTCGTCAGGGTTGCATCAAGCAAATCATCGTTTCGTGCCGCCAATTGTTCCTAACGGTAGGATATTTCCGCCCAAGGTGACACAGTCAAAGTCGATATTCGCACACAACGAAAAAATGGTTTACGGAGATCCGAAAGAGATTCCTATCCCTCCAAAGTATCGTTCCACGCTGCATCGTTTGCAGCCGCATCAGATACACAATAATAATGACCCTGTGTACGGCGGGGTCCTCGACTTAACACAAAAATCGAACAAGCCGGTGTTTCCGAGACCGAGCTTAGAAATAGTGAAAGTACCTGTAGTGCCGAGGCCTAATCCATTAAACTTGGAGATGAGGAACTCGTCGATTAAAGAGAAACCAACAGATTGTTCGAAACGAAGTACCTTCCCTGGTTACCAGAACGTACTCGACAGTCGAACGATGGCTTCGAATAACTTAGAAATTACGATCGTAAACCCTAAGCAAAAAAATAATCACTTAAGCACACCGACGCATGTTCGGGTATCGAGTCCATCTAGAAATAGCGCGATACCTGTGCAAAGAAGGCAACACCTGAACGGCAAGTACACGACGAGGAGTGAACCAGTTTCACCCTACACACCTAGGAAGCCGAGTCATCCTGTTATACCGAATGTACCTAATCTAAATCACCTGAATAGTGGAAATTATCCTAGAATGGCAACGATTCAGCAACAGAATACGATCGATAGGAGAAAAAACGTAGAAATGAGCGGTGGTAAGGAGCAGCATCAGCATCAGCATCACCATTCACTTCAACATCAGCATCATCACCAGCACCAACATATGCATCAACAACATCAACAACATCAACAGCAACAGCGTCGAATCAGCGAGGGCGATAAATCGTTAATCGctcaacaacaacagcaacaacaacaacaccaGCCACAGGAACCGAGGCAAACCGAAGCTGGAAGACGACACAGTGTTCCGAGTATACCTTCTGGTTATGTACCTACGGTACCGCAAAACAATCCAGCTTTCTTTCCACAACTGCCAAACACGCCCGGCAAGTTCCTACCGATTTTAGACCCCATGTACTATTCCGCATTCTATAATGGTTTATTTCCCCCGCCGATTCCGCCCACGGCTGCCACGTCGTTTTTACCGCCGGAATTTAGTGCGTACTATAAAGAATTACTTGCTTCCTCGCAACCAAGACTGGGGATGGCGGGGCAGCATCAGCCAGCTGCTCCAACGTCTAAGTAG
- the LOC100652122 gene encoding mastermind-like domain-containing protein 1 isoform X3: MEKIELLGGACFSHGPYTFYKAVRIGNGRVLRLGSFFLTKLWSDADLVSIGELQLLWMDSRGPNQPLASLRLYFLPENTPDGRRDTHGEDEVLTISEKVVVRVHDLVTWLSPTLEWSWGREVSYPPTPTSSPANSPLRYEIPQPQVLTDPGIDFSDVDKQQKEYESSHNTRKSDCISQTKVVVLSYPRYCRYRALLRRLEGAEPSWLCSSIAAALGGFTATPGTRVLFCRDTFDYPDLETHELLCNHLAPKLKGRPRRKRKKRSASPGESSNESEASVASTSKSAPASSNVVVPSVGRPPSSVVRRSERKTTAEEKKFLTDVQNFMNSRVDLFLFYTKVQLLGGYDSVSAGRLWKNIYDDIGGNTGSTSAATITRRHYERLLLPYERYQRGEEAKVRLTPGRRSKSSSVSEESEDNKQETNDSYPSETPPPVETNVTATTPPLQSIVSSAAPFLSSEKPKTETGKTSSLRSVRVKQERLKSLNTMIANSTPSPSQQTIQLPSPPPSSNTSISTPSSTPSTTPTNGTGSQSVLERQLNSPLISQQVPPSCSPPGLPVTTVVTNASTVVTLTPPPEKDMKEIKLDPKQTTLLAQGKENIPLFGEKSIFAEKTIVPPRSPEVIDLETESDTSRDKIIIPSFKKRKLEILREGGLEVTAVDLDTRPSVIQSNPPAPATMKSEEKPPISYPLPVTPNSIPKLISVTVTPDIGHMLSSPQEHQHHHHHQARLQTPTKQHPAHHNNNNNIMMNNNNMVNSRVINLGTSNNAALLQLYANANVPPPASSGLHQANHRFVPPIVPNGRIFPPKVTQSKSIFAHNEKMVYGDPKEIPIPPKYRSTLHRLQPHQIHNNNDPVYGGVLDLTQKSNKPVFPRPSLEIVKVPVVPRPNPLNLEMRNSSIKEKPTDCSKRSTFPGYQNVLDSRTMASNNLEITIVNPKQKNNHLSTPTHVRVSSPSRNSAIPVQRRQHLNGKYTTRSEPVSPYTPRKPSHPVIPNVPNLNHLNSGNYPRMATIQQQNTIDRRKNVEMSGGKEQHQHQHHHSLQHQHHHQHQHMHQQHQQHQQQQRRISEGDKSLIAQQQQQQQQHQPQEPRQTEAGRRHSVPSIPSGYVPTVPQNNPAFFPQLPNTPGKFLPILDPMYYSAFYNGLFPPPIPPTAATSFLPPEFSAYYKELLASSQPRLGMAGQHQPAAPTSK; the protein is encoded by the exons GACGAAGTGCTGACGATATCGGAAAAGGTGGTCGTGCGGGTTCACGATCTCGTCACCTGGTTATCGCCTACGTTAGAATGGTCGTGGGGTCGCGAGGTGTCTTATCCACCGACCCCGACGTCATCTCCGGCGAACAGTCCGCTAAGGTATGAGATACCACAACCTCAGGTGCTCACCGATCCTGGCATCGATTTCTCAGACGTCGATAAGCAACAGAAGGAATACGAAAGTAGTCACAACACAAGGAAATCGGATTGTATTTCTCAAACGAAAGTGGTCGTGCTTTCGTACCCCAGGTATTGTCGATATCGAGCACTGTTGCGTAGGCTCGAAGGTGCCGAACCGTCCTGGCTTTGCTCGTCCATAGCAGCTGCACTAGGTGGATTCACCGCCACACCAGGTACGAGGGTACTCTTCTGCAGAGATACCTTCGACTACCCGGACCTTGAAACTCATGAGCTCCTCTGCAATCACCTAG caCCGAAATTAAAAGGAAGACCGAGAAGGAAGCGTAAAAAGCGTAGCGCATCGCCAGGCGAATCGAGCAACGAGAGCGAGGCTTCTGTGGCGTCTACCTCGAAGAGTGCCCCAGCGAGTTCGAACGTGGTGGTACCGAGCGTTGGAAGGCCACCTTCGTCGGTGGTACGACGAAGCGAGCGAAAGACCACCGCTGAGGAAAAGAAATTCCTAACGGATGTGCAGAATTTCATGAACTCGCGGG TTGATCTCTTCCTGTTTTATACGAAAGTGCAATTGCTCGGTGGCTACGATTCTGTCAGTGCTGGTCGGCTCTGGAAAAACATTTACGATGACATAGGTGGTAATACAGGATCCACCAGCGCAGCGACTATCACTCGACGACATTACGAAAG GTTGCTGTTACCCTACGAGAGGTATCAAAGAGGAGAGGAGGCGAAAGTTAGACTGACACCCGGAAGGCGAAGTAAGAGTAGCAGCGTGTCCGAAGAGTCCGAAGATAATAAGCAAGAGACGAACGATTCATATCCATCGGAAACGCCTCCCCCTGTAGAAACGAATGTTACTGCTACAACTCCTCCCCTTCAATCAATTGTATCGTCGGCAGCA CCGTTCCTTTCGAGCGAAAAACCGAAGACGGAGACTGGCAAGACTTCATCTCTGCGTAGCGTACGAGTGAAACAAGAACGCTtgaaatcgttaaatactatgaTTGCCAATAGTACGCCATCGCCCAGCCAGCAAACAATCCAACTACCAAGTCCACCACCTTCTTCTAATACGTCAATTTCAACGCCGAGTAGTACACCCTCTACAACACCCACGAATGGTACTGGAAGTCAAAGTGTATTAGAGAGGCAGCTCAACAGTCCTCTGATATCGCAACAAGTTCCACCGTCGTGTTCACCGCCGGGTCTTCCGGTAACTACAGTGGTAACGAATGCTTCTACGGTGGTAACGTTAACACCACCGCCGGAGAAGGATATGAAAGAAATCAAACTAGATCCTAAACAAACCACCCTGTTGGCTCAGGGTAAGGAGAACATACCGTTGTTCGGCGAGAAGTCAATTTTCGCGGAAAAGACGATAGTGCCTCCTAGATCACCAGAAGTGATTGACCTTGAAACGGAGAGTGACACGAGTAGGGATAAGATAATCATTCCCAGTTTTAAGAAACGTAAATTGGAAATACTTCGCGAAGGTGGTCTTGAAGTTACTGCCGTTGACTTGGATACGCGACCCAGCGTGATTCAAAGCAATCCTCCTGCGCCAGCAACAATGAAATCCGAAGAAAAACCGCCAATATCGTATCCTCTTCCAGTCACACCTAATTCCATTCCTAAGTTGATTTCCGTCACCGTGACGCCGGACATAGGGCATATGTTATCGTCTCCTCAAGAGCATcaacatcatcatcatcatcaagcACGGTTACAAACGCCGACCAAGCAACATCCCGCTCAtcacaataacaataataatattatgatgaataataataatatggtgAACAGTCGTGTAATAAATCTTGGTACTTCTAATAACGCCGCGTTGCTACAATTGTACGCGAATGCTAATGTCCCGCCACCAGCGTCGTCAGGGTTGCATCAAGCAAATCATCGTTTCGTGCCGCCAATTGTTCCTAACGGTAGGATATTTCCGCCCAAGGTGACACAGTCAAAGTCGATATTCGCACACAACGAAAAAATGGTTTACGGAGATCCGAAAGAGATTCCTATCCCTCCAAAGTATCGTTCCACGCTGCATCGTTTGCAGCCGCATCAGATACACAATAATAATGACCCTGTGTACGGCGGGGTCCTCGACTTAACACAAAAATCGAACAAGCCGGTGTTTCCGAGACCGAGCTTAGAAATAGTGAAAGTACCTGTAGTGCCGAGGCCTAATCCATTAAACTTGGAGATGAGGAACTCGTCGATTAAAGAGAAACCAACAGATTGTTCGAAACGAAGTACCTTCCCTGGTTACCAGAACGTACTCGACAGTCGAACGATGGCTTCGAATAACTTAGAAATTACGATCGTAAACCCTAAGCAAAAAAATAATCACTTAAGCACACCGACGCATGTTCGGGTATCGAGTCCATCTAGAAATAGCGCGATACCTGTGCAAAGAAGGCAACACCTGAACGGCAAGTACACGACGAGGAGTGAACCAGTTTCACCCTACACACCTAGGAAGCCGAGTCATCCTGTTATACCGAATGTACCTAATCTAAATCACCTGAATAGTGGAAATTATCCTAGAATGGCAACGATTCAGCAACAGAATACGATCGATAGGAGAAAAAACGTAGAAATGAGCGGTGGTAAGGAGCAGCATCAGCATCAGCATCACCATTCACTTCAACATCAGCATCATCACCAGCACCAACATATGCATCAACAACATCAACAACATCAACAGCAACAGCGTCGAATCAGCGAGGGCGATAAATCGTTAATCGctcaacaacaacagcaacaacaacaacaccaGCCACAGGAACCGAGGCAAACCGAAGCTGGAAGACGACACAGTGTTCCGAGTATACCTTCTGGTTATGTACCTACGGTACCGCAAAACAATCCAGCTTTCTTTCCACAACTGCCAAACACGCCCGGCAAGTTCCTACCGATTTTAGACCCCATGTACTATTCCGCATTCTATAATGGTTTATTTCCCCCGCCGATTCCGCCCACGGCTGCCACGTCGTTTTTACCGCCGGAATTTAGTGCGTACTATAAAGAATTACTTGCTTCCTCGCAACCAAGACTGGGGATGGCGGGGCAGCATCAGCCAGCTGCTCCAACGTCTAAGTAG
- the LOC100652122 gene encoding protein split ends isoform X1 has product MEKIELLGGACFSHGPYTFYKAVRIGNGRVLRLGSFFLTKLWSDADLVSIGELQLLWMDSRGPNQPLASLRLYFLPENTPDGRRDTHGEDEVLTISEKVVVRVHDLVTWLSPTLEWSWGREVSYPPTPTSSPANSPLRYEIPQPQVLTDPGIDFSDVDKQQKEYESSHNTRKSDCISQTKVVVLSYPRYCRYRALLRRLEGAEPSWLCSSIAAALGGFTATPGTRVLFCRDTFDYPDLETHELLCNHLAPKLKGRPRRKRKKRSASPGESSNESEASVASTSKSAPASSNVVVPSVGRPPSSVVRRSERKTTAEEKKFLTDVQNFMNSRGTPVGKMPLLGYRQIDLFLFYTKVQLLGGYDSVSAGRLWKNIYDDIGGNTGSTSAATITRRHYERLLLPYERYQRGEEAKVRLTPGRRSKSSSVSEESEDNKQETNDSYPSETPPPVETNVTATTPPLQSIVSSAAPFLSSEKPKTETGKTSSLRSVRVKQERLKSLNTMIANSTPSPSQQTIQLPSPPPSSNTSISTPSSTPSTTPTNGTGSQSVLERQLNSPLISQQVPPSCSPPGLPVTTVVTNASTVVTLTPPPEKDMKEIKLDPKQTTLLAQGKENIPLFGEKSIFAEKTIVPPRSPEVIDLETESDTSRDKIIIPSFKKRKLEILREGGLEVTAVDLDTRPSVIQSNPPAPATMKSEEKPPISYPLPVTPNSIPKLISVTVTPDIGHMLSSPQEHQHHHHHQARLQTPTKQHPAHHNNNNNIMMNNNNMVNSRVINLGTSNNAALLQLYANANVPPPASSGLHQANHRFVPPIVPNGRIFPPKVTQSKSIFAHNEKMVYGDPKEIPIPPKYRSTLHRLQPHQIHNNNDPVYGGVLDLTQKSNKPVFPRPSLEIVKVPVVPRPNPLNLEMRNSSIKEKPTDCSKRSTFPGYQNVLDSRTMASNNLEITIVNPKQKNNHLSTPTHVRVSSPSRNSAIPVQRRQHLNGKYTTRSEPVSPYTPRKPSHPVIPNVPNLNHLNSGNYPRMATIQQQNTIDRRKNVEMSGGKEQHQHQHHHSLQHQHHHQHQHMHQQHQQHQQQQRRISEGDKSLIAQQQQQQQQHQPQEPRQTEAGRRHSVPSIPSGYVPTVPQNNPAFFPQLPNTPGKFLPILDPMYYSAFYNGLFPPPIPPTAATSFLPPEFSAYYKELLASSQPRLGMAGQHQPAAPTSK; this is encoded by the exons GACGAAGTGCTGACGATATCGGAAAAGGTGGTCGTGCGGGTTCACGATCTCGTCACCTGGTTATCGCCTACGTTAGAATGGTCGTGGGGTCGCGAGGTGTCTTATCCACCGACCCCGACGTCATCTCCGGCGAACAGTCCGCTAAGGTATGAGATACCACAACCTCAGGTGCTCACCGATCCTGGCATCGATTTCTCAGACGTCGATAAGCAACAGAAGGAATACGAAAGTAGTCACAACACAAGGAAATCGGATTGTATTTCTCAAACGAAAGTGGTCGTGCTTTCGTACCCCAGGTATTGTCGATATCGAGCACTGTTGCGTAGGCTCGAAGGTGCCGAACCGTCCTGGCTTTGCTCGTCCATAGCAGCTGCACTAGGTGGATTCACCGCCACACCAGGTACGAGGGTACTCTTCTGCAGAGATACCTTCGACTACCCGGACCTTGAAACTCATGAGCTCCTCTGCAATCACCTAG caCCGAAATTAAAAGGAAGACCGAGAAGGAAGCGTAAAAAGCGTAGCGCATCGCCAGGCGAATCGAGCAACGAGAGCGAGGCTTCTGTGGCGTCTACCTCGAAGAGTGCCCCAGCGAGTTCGAACGTGGTGGTACCGAGCGTTGGAAGGCCACCTTCGTCGGTGGTACGACGAAGCGAGCGAAAGACCACCGCTGAGGAAAAGAAATTCCTAACGGATGTGCAGAATTTCATGAACTCGCGGGGTACGCCTGTCGGAAAGATGCCACTGCTGGGCTACAGGCAGA TTGATCTCTTCCTGTTTTATACGAAAGTGCAATTGCTCGGTGGCTACGATTCTGTCAGTGCTGGTCGGCTCTGGAAAAACATTTACGATGACATAGGTGGTAATACAGGATCCACCAGCGCAGCGACTATCACTCGACGACATTACGAAAG GTTGCTGTTACCCTACGAGAGGTATCAAAGAGGAGAGGAGGCGAAAGTTAGACTGACACCCGGAAGGCGAAGTAAGAGTAGCAGCGTGTCCGAAGAGTCCGAAGATAATAAGCAAGAGACGAACGATTCATATCCATCGGAAACGCCTCCCCCTGTAGAAACGAATGTTACTGCTACAACTCCTCCCCTTCAATCAATTGTATCGTCGGCAGCA CCGTTCCTTTCGAGCGAAAAACCGAAGACGGAGACTGGCAAGACTTCATCTCTGCGTAGCGTACGAGTGAAACAAGAACGCTtgaaatcgttaaatactatgaTTGCCAATAGTACGCCATCGCCCAGCCAGCAAACAATCCAACTACCAAGTCCACCACCTTCTTCTAATACGTCAATTTCAACGCCGAGTAGTACACCCTCTACAACACCCACGAATGGTACTGGAAGTCAAAGTGTATTAGAGAGGCAGCTCAACAGTCCTCTGATATCGCAACAAGTTCCACCGTCGTGTTCACCGCCGGGTCTTCCGGTAACTACAGTGGTAACGAATGCTTCTACGGTGGTAACGTTAACACCACCGCCGGAGAAGGATATGAAAGAAATCAAACTAGATCCTAAACAAACCACCCTGTTGGCTCAGGGTAAGGAGAACATACCGTTGTTCGGCGAGAAGTCAATTTTCGCGGAAAAGACGATAGTGCCTCCTAGATCACCAGAAGTGATTGACCTTGAAACGGAGAGTGACACGAGTAGGGATAAGATAATCATTCCCAGTTTTAAGAAACGTAAATTGGAAATACTTCGCGAAGGTGGTCTTGAAGTTACTGCCGTTGACTTGGATACGCGACCCAGCGTGATTCAAAGCAATCCTCCTGCGCCAGCAACAATGAAATCCGAAGAAAAACCGCCAATATCGTATCCTCTTCCAGTCACACCTAATTCCATTCCTAAGTTGATTTCCGTCACCGTGACGCCGGACATAGGGCATATGTTATCGTCTCCTCAAGAGCATcaacatcatcatcatcatcaagcACGGTTACAAACGCCGACCAAGCAACATCCCGCTCAtcacaataacaataataatattatgatgaataataataatatggtgAACAGTCGTGTAATAAATCTTGGTACTTCTAATAACGCCGCGTTGCTACAATTGTACGCGAATGCTAATGTCCCGCCACCAGCGTCGTCAGGGTTGCATCAAGCAAATCATCGTTTCGTGCCGCCAATTGTTCCTAACGGTAGGATATTTCCGCCCAAGGTGACACAGTCAAAGTCGATATTCGCACACAACGAAAAAATGGTTTACGGAGATCCGAAAGAGATTCCTATCCCTCCAAAGTATCGTTCCACGCTGCATCGTTTGCAGCCGCATCAGATACACAATAATAATGACCCTGTGTACGGCGGGGTCCTCGACTTAACACAAAAATCGAACAAGCCGGTGTTTCCGAGACCGAGCTTAGAAATAGTGAAAGTACCTGTAGTGCCGAGGCCTAATCCATTAAACTTGGAGATGAGGAACTCGTCGATTAAAGAGAAACCAACAGATTGTTCGAAACGAAGTACCTTCCCTGGTTACCAGAACGTACTCGACAGTCGAACGATGGCTTCGAATAACTTAGAAATTACGATCGTAAACCCTAAGCAAAAAAATAATCACTTAAGCACACCGACGCATGTTCGGGTATCGAGTCCATCTAGAAATAGCGCGATACCTGTGCAAAGAAGGCAACACCTGAACGGCAAGTACACGACGAGGAGTGAACCAGTTTCACCCTACACACCTAGGAAGCCGAGTCATCCTGTTATACCGAATGTACCTAATCTAAATCACCTGAATAGTGGAAATTATCCTAGAATGGCAACGATTCAGCAACAGAATACGATCGATAGGAGAAAAAACGTAGAAATGAGCGGTGGTAAGGAGCAGCATCAGCATCAGCATCACCATTCACTTCAACATCAGCATCATCACCAGCACCAACATATGCATCAACAACATCAACAACATCAACAGCAACAGCGTCGAATCAGCGAGGGCGATAAATCGTTAATCGctcaacaacaacagcaacaacaacaacaccaGCCACAGGAACCGAGGCAAACCGAAGCTGGAAGACGACACAGTGTTCCGAGTATACCTTCTGGTTATGTACCTACGGTACCGCAAAACAATCCAGCTTTCTTTCCACAACTGCCAAACACGCCCGGCAAGTTCCTACCGATTTTAGACCCCATGTACTATTCCGCATTCTATAATGGTTTATTTCCCCCGCCGATTCCGCCCACGGCTGCCACGTCGTTTTTACCGCCGGAATTTAGTGCGTACTATAAAGAATTACTTGCTTCCTCGCAACCAAGACTGGGGATGGCGGGGCAGCATCAGCCAGCTGCTCCAACGTCTAAGTAG